TCAATTAATATCAGTATGAAAATCCAAATAGAGCCTTTTGGCATTCTGGCATCCGGGGAAGCTACACAACTGTTTCATCTTGAAAATGACCATGGCATGAAGGCTTCAGTCAGTGATTATGGTTGTACGGTACTTTCTTTATGGGTAGCCGACAGAAAGGGTGTTTTTTCAGATATCATTACCGGTTACAGGACTTTTGAAGAATGGGTTGAAAATCCTGCATATTTTGGCTGCATCATAGGCAGGGTTTGTAACAGGATTGGAAATGCAAAATTTTCCCTTGATGGAGTAGAATATAAGGTTACACCCAATCATGAAGGCCACCAGTTACACGGGGGGATACAGGGTTTCAATAAAAAGAAATGGAAATCCAGGATCATTGATTCAAATGAAAAATGCGGTATCGAATTTAGCTACCTGAGTGTGGATGGAGAAGAGGGATTCCCGGGAAATGTCGAAGTCAGGGTAAGCTATTACCTTACCAATGACAATGAGTTTGGAATGGAATTTAATGCGGTTTCAGATAAGGCAACACCTGTAAACCTTACCAATCACTGCTATTTCAACCTTAACGGGGATGGTTCAGGAACAATTTATGACCAGGAACTCCTGATCCTGGCAGATCAGATTACTGAAACTGATAAAGACAGCATTCCTACAGGCAATTTTTTAAATGTAAAGGATACTGCTTTTGATTTTACAGTTCAGCATGCTATTGGCAAATACATACACAATTTGCCAAAAGGATATGATGATAATTACGTGCTCAGGAATCAATCCGGAACATTGATGCATGGCATCACCGCCTATGATCCTGGCAGCGGAAGGGAAATGCAGATATACACCACAGAACCAGGAGTCCAGCTATACACTTCCAACTGGTTCGATGGCAGCATTATCGGCAAATCCGGCAAGCCCTATCTTGAACATCATGCATTTGCCCTGGAAACACAACATTTCCCTGACTCAGTGAATCACCCCGGCTTTCCTGATGTGACCCTGCGGCCGGGAAAGAAGTATCATTCTGAAACCATTTGGAAATTTTCTGCCGTATAGTTCAAGGGTTTCAATGATTGAATTATTACCCTTACCAGCAAATTCTAAAGAAAACCATTAATACTGAAACTATGAATCTCACCTGGTTTGATTGGTCCATCATCCTTGCTTTGTTTATCCTCATGATGAGCATGGTATTCCTCAGCAAAAGCCTGATGAAGAGTGTCAGTGATTTTCTTGCCACCGGCAGAACCGGGGGAAGGTACATCATCTCTATGTTCCATGGTACTGCTGCTCTCGGAGCCATTACGGTTGTTGGTGCCTTAGAACAAAACTTCAATGCAGGCTTCAACTCCCGGTGGTGGGAAATGCCCACAGCTGTGATACTTGTCACGATTAGCGTCACAGGATGGGTGGTATACCGATTCAGGCAAACCAGGGCACTCACTATGGCTCAATTCTTTGAAATGCGCTATAGCCGTACCTTCAGAATATTTGCAGGAATGCTGGCTTTTGTCTCAGGTATCGTCAATATGATCATTTTCCCTGCGGTAAGTGCCAAATTTTTTATCTATTTCTGCGGAATCCCTGAGATAGGGCATCTTGGCCCCTACTCTATTACCTATATTCTTACTACAGCCGTGATGGTGCTGGTTCCACTGTACTTCATTTTTACCGGGGGACATATAGCTGTGATGTTTACCGATTTTATCCAGGGAGTATTTGTCAACATAGTATTTGTAATCATTGTCATCCTGCTGCTGGTTCAGGTAGGCTGGAGTGATATCGGAGAAGCAGTAAAATCAGCACCCACCGGGCAATCTCTTATTAATCCCTTTGATGCCAGTGATGTTCAGGACTTTAATCCATGGTTCTTCTTTATAGGAATGTTTGGATTAATCTATACCAAATTATCATGGCAGGGAAATTCCTCTTTCAATATTGCAGCAAAAAGTGCCCATGAAGCAAAAATGGCAGATGTACTTACCAACTGGCGCCTTGTTCCACAGTGGGGGCTTTTCCTGATGATTGTTCCTATTATTGCCTATACCGTTTTTCACCACGATAATTATAAGGCCATTGCTGATAATATCAATACCATGTTAGCCGGTTTTGCTCCTGCTGAGCAGAGTCAGCTTCGGGTTCCAATGGTGCTGAATTCATTATTACCCGTTGGTTTGAAAGGGGCTTTCGCTGCAATTATGCTTGCTGCAGCTATCACTTGCCATAACACCTACATGCATTCCTGGGGGAGTATATTTATCCAGGATGTAGTGATGCCAATCCGGAAGCGTCCGTTCGAACCTGCCGAACATCTCAGGTATCTAAAACTATCGATTCTTGCTGTAGGTATTACGATCTTTATTCTTAGCATCGTTTTTCAGCAAACTGAAAAGGTATTTCTATTCCTTAATATTTCAGGGGCGATATTTGTTGGAGGTTCCGGAGCGGTGATTATCGGGGGATTGTACTGGAGAAAAGGAACTACCCCTGCAGCATGGGCTGCCATGATTACCGGAGCGCTGACTGCCAGCCTGAACATCCTCCTCAACCAGCTTTTCCCCGACTTCCCAATTAACGGGCAATGGGGTTGGTTCATGGCCATGGTGATGGCTACCCTGGTCTATTTTATTGTTTCTCTGCTCACTCCCAGGAAAGCATTCGATCTTGATAAACTCCTCCACAGGGGGCAATATGCCGTAAAAGATGATACTATTAAAGGAAGTGAAGAAGTGGTAAGAGGCTGGAAAGTATTAGCACCAACAAAGGAATTTACCCGGGGTGACAAAGCGATCTATTGGGCCACCACAGGTTGGACTGCAGCGTGGGTGATTGTTTTCTTTGTCGGAACTTTGTTCTATTTCTTCGTAAAACCCTTCACCAATGACCAATGGATGACCTTCTGGCAAATATATACTTATCTCTTCCTGGGTGCATCTATCATTGTTACAGTCTGGTTCACCATTGGCGGATTAAAAAACCTGAAAGAGATGATCCATGCCCTGAGGCATAACATCCGTGACCATAAAGATGATGGATTTGTAGAGAAGAATTAATTTCAAAAACTTTAAAGAATGAACTACGGACACTTTTCAGAAGACGGAAAAGAATACATTATTACCGATCCCAGGACACCCAGTCCATGGATCAACTACATTTACAATGGAAGGTATTTTTCAACCATCTCAAATAATGGTGGCGGGATCAGCTATTTCAAGAGTCCCTTGCATGGAAGGATCACCCGTTACCGGATCAATGAGGTTCCACCTGACAGGCCAGGGAAGTATATTTATGTGAAGGATAATGACAGCGGGGAAATATGGAGTCTCACCTGGCAGCCTGTGGGCAAATCCCCTGAAAGCTATAAGGTAGCTCATGGCTTTGGATATACCCGTGCTGAATCCTCAGTAAATGAAATCAGTTCAGAAGTACTTTTCTTCGTTCCCCTGCAGGATGACCAGGAAATATGGAAGGCTACACTGAAAAACGACTCCTCCAAACCTAGAAACCTGTCCATTTACGGGTATGTTGAAATGGCACTTGGACATGCATTGGTAGACCTGATCAATCAATGTGATGATCAGCATTTTAACAGGTCATATTTCGATAAAAACCTGAATAGCATTTTCTCTACCAAAACATATTGGGTAACTCAAAGTAAAGGTACCCAGCAGCAGGAAAACAAAGAATGGGACCAGTGGACTTTTTTCACGGTCAACAAGCCGGTTACAGGATATGAGACCGTGAGAGAGCGGTTCCTGGGACTTTATCGGAATGAAAATAATCCACTTGGCATAGAGCAGGAGAATCTTTCTTGTCTCGATACCGATTTCGGCAACGTGGTAAATGCTTTAAAAATTGATATACAGCTTGCTCCGGGTGCATCGGAAGAGATTGTGTTCTCCCTTGGGGTGATTGAAAAAACACGTTTTGAAGAGCTCAGGGAAGAAAAAGTAAAGAAATATCATTCGGCAGGTATTGCTGACAAAGCCCTGGCTGAAGTCAAGCAGTCATGGGACCGCTATTTCTCCTTTACGACCGCTGAAACCCCTGATGCCAATGCTAATATTTTCCTGAAATACTGGCTTCCATACCAGGCCAGGGTCGCTTTTGATGTAGGCAGGGTAATCAGCTTCTATTACTGGGGAATTGGCCGTGGATTCGGATTCAGGGATACTTCTCAGGATACCATAGCCGTCACCATTTCCAATCCTGCCAAGGCTAAAGAGAGAATCCAGTTATTATCGCGACAAATGCGAAAAGACGGCAAAGTGTATCATCACTTCCATGGCGACGGACAGGGTGAATTCACTTACCATTGTGATGATCCGCTATGGTTTATGCTTGCCGTTACTGAATACCTCAAGGAAACCGGTGACTTCAGTCTGCTCGATGATCCGCAGCCTTTCATTGATGCACCTTCCGAATCGATCCTCAGTCATATGTTCAGTGTTGTTAACTATGCAAAAAACAACCTTGGGGCTCACGGGCTGCCGATCTTTGGACGGGGGGATTGGAACGATACCCTGGATTATATTGGTGGTGAAGAGGGAGGAGAGAGTGTATGGGGTGCGATGTTCTACGCCTCCATGCTCAATCTTTTCATCGAATTACTTGAACACCTTGGAAATCTAGAGGAATCAAACAATGTTCAGCAGGTAAGGAATGCTTTGGTGGAAGCTGTTGAGAAGCATTGCTGGGATGGAGAATGGTATATCCGTGCTTTTGGCGAGAAGAACCGCAAAGTGGGTTCAAAAGAGAATAAATATGGCAAAATTTTCCTGAATACTCAAATCTGGCCGGTATTAGCCGGATTCCCTAACCATGACAGACTGGTAACATCCATGGATAGTGTTAAGAAATACCTCGATTCCCCTGAAGGACCCAAAAAATGTACCCCGGCATGGAAAGAGATAGATCCGAATATTGGACTGGTAACCCGATGTGTCTGGGGTAAGAAGGAAAATGGCGCTGTTTTTTGTCATCCAACCACCTGGGTCATACAGGCAGAAACCATGCTGGGAAGAGGTAACCAGGCTTATGAATATTTTAAAAAGATGCTCCCAAATCGCATTGATAGCGATATTTTTGTAGCCGAGCCTTATGTGTATTCACAATATATCACCAGCAATGAACATTCAGCTCCGGGCAGGGCAAGTCATTCATGGCAGACAGGATCTGCAGCCTGGATGTACAGGGTAAGTTATGATTATTTGCTGGGGATAAGGTCAACCTATAAAGGACTTATTATTGACCCTGCAATCTCATCTTCCTGGAAATCCTATACGGTAGAAAGAGTATACAGGGGAACCCGATATAAGATTGAAGTCCTGAATCCGGGCGGAAAAGAAAAAGGTGTCACTGAACTGTGGGTTGATGGGAAGCAGATCAAAGGAAATCTAATCCCTGTATCAACAGATCCCATCTGCCAGGTAAAAGTGATCATGTAGAATAATAAAATATTGAATTACAGATGAAAAGACATCCTAGTAACCCGATCCTGACAAGAGAAAATATTCCTCCCATCCCTCCCACACTGGTAGATGTTACCAGTGTATTCAACCCCGGAGCAGTGAAAAATGGTGATACGTATCACCTGATTCTAAGAGTGCAAAGCAGATCCCGTGAAACCTTCCTGGTGATGGCAGAAAGCAAGGATGGGGTAAGCTTTAAAGTGGAGAACAAAATTGTTCATTTCCAGGGCATTGAAAAAGTCAAAGAAAAGGTATTTCATATTTATGATGCAAGAATCACCCCTTTGGATGGAAGGTTCTACATCATGTTTGCCATGGATATGCAGGATGGATGCCAGCTTGGACTTGGCGTAACTGATGATTTCAAATCCTTCGAATTTCTTGGAATCACTTCCAATGAAGATATTCGGAATGGTGTACTCTTTCCTGAAAAAATCGGGGGGAAATATTTCAGGATGGATCGCCCCAATAAATCCCGGCATTCTGGTGGGCCAACCTCAGGAAGTACCATCTGGCTTTCATCTTCTTTGAATCTGCTCGACTGGGAACCAGTTGCACCCCTTATCAATGGCCGCTTCCATTATTGGGATGAATACATTGGTTCCGGCCCACCTCCTGTGAAAACCCGTAAAGGCTGGTTGCATGTATATCACGGTGTTGCAGGGCATTTTGGAAGCTCCAACATTTACCAGGGGGGTGTCATGCTCCTTGACTTAAACGATCCGTCCAAAGTTTTGGGACGATGCAGGTGCAATATTTTAGAGCCCAGGGAGATCTGGGAATTAGCCGGACAAGTCCCGAATGTTACCTTTCCAAGCGGAATGATCGTTGAAGCTTTCGACTCAGAAGGTTTTGCCAAAGAAGATAGTGAAGTTAAAATTTATTACGGAGCTGCCGACACCGCTGTAGGCCTTGTCGTGACAAGCATTAATGAGTTATTAACAGCTGCTTTGGAAGGTGATATTCCATGATAACTTTTCAATTATCCGATAAGAGTTTTATATATATTTAACCACTCTTATCTCGTCTTCTCAATTGATCTTCCCTGCGAAAATTTGATTGGAAAATAGTCTTTTTATACCGGCTAACTGGTAGCAAGAAGATTATTTTATGGTCAGCCAAAACCCATTCCCAAAACGCAACAATTGTCCCTAATCAGGACGCATTTTTATTTTTGGAAATGTTGATTACATGCATGTACTGGTATTTCACCTACTTGTAATATCTGGCATGCTTTTGTTATTAATAAATCGCGCGCGCGTGATTAAACACATGAACTTTTTCAAAAGCTAAGCTCCTGCTCCAATATAACTCATAATCAAAACATTATGAAACCAGTATTTATAAAAGGACTTTCATTCTTCGTAATGATTGTCCTTTTTTCGTTTTCACTTATAGGACAAGAAAATAACGGCATTGAACCAGGCCGGAAGTATCCACCATTCAATCCACCTGAATCACATAATGGTTCCGGTTTGAATACTGATGCACCGGCAGGTTCCATATCTGTTGCTGAAAATGCCACCTATAACAGTTACAACCCTCAGCAACTTGTTCAGAATGTGCTGGTAACAGGGTGCCTCACTGCTACAAATGTCAGGTTCGGGTATTACAAACGCCAGGGAAACAACTGGTACTGGCATAACCATAACTGGTCATCAAATGCCGGCAACAGGCAGATGGCCTATTTCAACAAAGCTACTTCCACTTTTCCACTGGATGAAGGCATACTTTTAACAACCGGACGGGCTTCTTCGGCCATGGGCCCCAATAATACCGGTAGCCGTTCCGATCAAATAGAAGATGATGCATCGGACCCTGACCTGGCCAATATTACCAATCGTACTATGCGCGATGCTGCTGTCCTGGAATTCGACTTTATACCAGCAGGAAACACCCTTGAATTTACTTACATTTTTACTTCAGAAGAATACATCGAATACTGTGAAACTCAGTATAATGACGCATTCGGATTTTTCCTCAGCGGACCGGGAATCAATGGAACATATACCAATAACGCTGTAAACCTGGCTCTCATCCCGGTGAACATTCCAGTCTCCGTCAATACAATCCACCCTGCTGGAACTAATATAAATAACAATACTTTCCCTGCTGAAAATGCACAGTATTACCTGGATAATCCCAACGGTTCACTTACCATGCAATTTGATGGCGGAACGGTGGTACTTACTGCTACTTATCCGGTGGTCCCATGTTCTACTTACAGAATTAAAATGGCAGTCGGTGATGCTTCTGATCAGAAATGGGATGCCGGGGTGTTTTTAGGAGCCAGGAGTTTCAATTCTGAAAGCCTGAATATTACCAATTACGGCAATTTCATCCAGGATCAGAATAACATCTTTGAAGGTTGCAACAACTTCTTCAGAGTTGAAAGAGATTCATCTGACCTATCTCTGCCACAGAATGTCAATCTCATATTATCTGGTACCTGCACGAACGGAGTGGATATTCAAATTCCAGGAAACCTGCCTTTCCCTTCTGTAGTAACCATTCCTGCCAATGCAGCATATATTGACATTCCTTATATCGCCCCCACTGACGGAATCATTGATAATGGAGAAACCCTGGTTATTTCAGTGGCTACCTCATGTCCTTGTGCATCCGTTGTCCAGTATATCACCCGAACCATCGTGATCAATGAACAGGTGATCATAAATTCTGTGAACGCCATCAATGCCCAATGCAATGGACAAAGCAACGGGGCAATTACGGTAAATGCTTCCGGGGGCTCAGGGAATTATCTTTATTCAATCGATAATGGTAGTAACTGGCAAAGTCTGAACAATTTCACGGGGTTAAACGCCGGAACCTACACTATTTTAGTACGGGATCCGGGAAGTTGTTACCCGGATGCATCCGCTACTGCTGTGATTGGTGATCCCACACCTATTGTAGCTGATGCCGGACCAGATGCAGAAATTTGTCCCGGTGCAAGTGCACAATTGAATGGAAGCGGTGGTGTGATCTATAGCTGGAGCCCTTCCTATGGGTTAAATTTCACAAATGTTGCCAACCCTGTTGCTTCACCTGTCACAACTACAACTTACACACTTACAGTAACCAATGCTTCCGGGGAATGTGCATCTACAGACCAGGTAACAGTGGTTGTAAGTCCCGGACCTGTTGCTCCTTCATCAATTAGCGTTAATCGGAATATCCTTTGCAGCAATGATAACGAAAATATAACGCTGACCGCAAATGGAGGAAGTGGTAATTTATTAAGATGGTTTGCCGGCAGTTGCGGCAGTGCAACTATTGGTACCGGGACCAGTATCAGCATCCCTTCCCCTGAAATTACTACCCTATATTTTGCCCGGTGGGAAACCTCCTGTGGATATTCAGGATGTGCACAAATAACTGTAAATGTGCCCCTTCCAATCAATCTCGATAACCTTGTAATCAATAATGCCAGCTGCGAGATTGGCAATAATGGCTCTATCATCCTTGTCGCAAATGGAGGTGTATCGCCTTATTCCTATTCACTTTCACCCAACATCGGCAACCAGATAATCCCGGGTACTTTTACCAATCTCTCTCCTCAACTTTATTCAATTACCGTAACAGATGCCAATAACTGCACTTCTGTTACATCTGCCCTTGTAGAAACTTCAGCAGATACAACTGATCCTCTGATTCTCAGCTGCTCGGATCCGCAGTCAATAAATGTTCTAGAGGCTTGTTTTGGCCAGGTTCCGGATTTCACATCAGGTATTGTTGTTTCCGATGATTGCACTCCTGTAATCAATCTTATAATTAGTCAGTCTCCACCCGCCGGAAGTATTGCTCCTTTAGGAATTACACCCATAATAATTACCGTTACTGATGCATCAGGTAATTCAGCCAATTGTTCCACCAGCCTGACAATAACAGATAATCAAGGTCCAACAATTTCCGGACCTGGAAATATTATTGTTAATGCTGACCCAGGGCTTTGTTCAGCCAGTTCAGTGAATTTAGGGCTTCCTGTAGCAAATGATAATTGCGGACTTGAAAGTGTTGTGAATAATGCGCCTTCCATTTTCCCGGTGGGTAATACCCTGGTAACCTGGACAGCAACTGACCTTTCAGGATTAACAGCTACTTCAACCCAGGTAGTAACAGTAATCGACAACCAACCACCCACAATTATTTGTCCTCCTTCAGTTGTTGTGAATGCTGATCCAGGGCAATCCTTTGCAAGTGGCGTGAATTTAGGAACTCCCGTAACTTCAGACAATTGTGGAGTTGATACGACCTATAACAATGCTCCTTCGCAGTTCCCTGTGGGTAGCACTTTAGTTACCTGGACTGTGATTGATATCAATGGACTATCAGCTACTTGCACTCAAACCGTGGTTGTGATTGATGATGTTGAACCTATTGTCCTTTGCCCGCCAACGATTGAAGAGGAATGTATAACTGTGGTTCCTGCCTCCTACTCAAGCTACTTAGAATTTGTGGCAGCAGGAGGATCGGCAACAGATAATGATGGAATTGATCCTGCTAGTTTCTTCCTGGTTAGCGAAACTTCCAATAACATGGAATGCCCGGAAATTATCAGCAGGGTTTATGCAGTGGCTGATATCAATGGAAACTATAATTATTGCACTCAGTATATCATTGTGGATGATAAAACTGATCCTTTGCTTACTCCACCGGCAAGTGTAACCGTTGATTGTGCAGCCGTTCCCGGAATAGGGATTGCTACAGCAACAGATAACTGTGATCCAGATGTCACTATTACGTTTGAAGGTGAAACTCAAACACCAGGCTCCTGTCCGGATGCCTATACCCTCACCCGCACATGGAAAGCAGTGGACAACTGCGGAAATGAAGCCACTGCCAGCCAAATCATCACCGTTCAGGATGTGACTGACCCGATATTAACAATTCCGGAAGATATTACCGTTGAATGCTCAGCTATTCCTGCTTTGGGAACTGCTGTGGTTACTGCAACCGATAATTGCGATACAGAAGTCACGATTACATTTGAAGGGGAAAACCAGACTCCCGGTGCTTGTCCGGATGCTTATACAATCACCCGCACCTGGAAAGCCGTGGACAACTGCGGAAATGAAGCCACAGCCAGCCAAATCATTACCGTTCAGGATGTGACTGACCCGGTACTGACGGTTCCTGAAGATATAACCGTTGAATGTTCTGCGATTCCTGCCCTGGGAACTGCTGTTGTTACAGCAACCGATAATTGTGATACAGAGGTCACGATTACTTTTGAAGGCGAAACCCAAACTCCTGGTGCTTGTCCGGATGCCTATACCCTCACCCGCACCTGGAAAGCCGTGGACAACTGCGGAAATGAAGCTACAGCCAGCCAAATCATCACCGTTCAGGATGTAACTGACCCGGTATTGACAGTTCCGGAAGATATAACCGTTGAATGCTCTGCGATTCCTGCCTTGGGAACTGCTGTTGTTACAGCCACCGATAATTGTGATACAGAGGTCACGATTACTTTTGAAGGCGAAACCCAAACTCCCGGTGCTTGTCCGGATGCCTATACAATCACCCGCACCTGGAAAGCCGTGGACAACTGCGGAAATGAAGCCACAGCCAGCCAAATCATCACCGTCCAGGATGTAACTGACCCGTTATTAACGATTCCGGAAGATATTACCGTTGAATGTTCTGCAATTCCTGCCCTGGGAACTGCTGTTGTTACTGCAACCGATAATTGTGATACAGAAGTCACGATTACATTTGAAGGCGAAACCCAGACTCCCGGTGCTTGTCCGGATGCCTACACCCTCACCCGCACCTGGAAAGCCGTGGACAACTGCGGAAATGAAGCCACAGCCAGCCAAATCATCACCGTTCAGGATGTGACTGACCCGGTATTGACAGTTCCGGAGGATATTACCGTTGAATGCTCTGCGATTCCTGCCCTGGGAACAGCTGTGGTTACTGCAACCGATAACTGCGATACGGAGGTCACGATTACTTTTGAAGGAGAAACCCAGACTCCGGGTGCTTGTCCGGATGCCTATACCCTCACCCGCACCTGGAAAGCGGTGGACAACTGTGGAAATGAAGCCACAGCCAGCCAAATCATCACCGTTCAGGATGTAACTGACCCGGTATTGACGGTTCCTGAAGATATAACCGTTGAATGCTCTGCGATTCCTGCTTTGGGAACCGAAATCGTCACAGCCACCGATAATTGTGATACGGAGGTCACGATTACATTTGAAGGCGAAACCCAAACTCCCGGTGCTTGTCCGGATGCATACACCCTTACCCGCACCTGGAAAGCGGTGGACAACTGCGGAAATGAAGCCACAGCCAGCCAAATCATTACCGTTCAGGATGTAACTGACCCGGTACTAACAGTTCCGGAGGATATAACCGTTGAATGTGATGCAATTCCTGCTTTGGGAACGGCTGTTGTTACAGCAACCGATAATTGTGATACAGAAGTCACGATTACATTTGAAGGCGAAACCCAGACTCCCGGTGCTTGTCCGGATGCCTACACCCTCACCCGCACCTGGAAAGCCGTGGACAACTGTGGAAATGAAGCTACATCCAGCCAAATCATTACCGTTCAGGATGTAACAGATCCTGTATTGACCGTTCCGGAGGATATCACAGCTGAATGCTCTGCGATTCCTGCTTTGGGAACAGAAATCGTTACTGCTACTGATAACTGCGATACGGAAGTCACGATTACTTTTGAAGGCGAAAC
This genomic interval from Bacteroidales bacterium contains the following:
- a CDS encoding choice-of-anchor L domain-containing protein, encoding MKPVFIKGLSFFVMIVLFSFSLIGQENNGIEPGRKYPPFNPPESHNGSGLNTDAPAGSISVAENATYNSYNPQQLVQNVLVTGCLTATNVRFGYYKRQGNNWYWHNHNWSSNAGNRQMAYFNKATSTFPLDEGILLTTGRASSAMGPNNTGSRSDQIEDDASDPDLANITNRTMRDAAVLEFDFIPAGNTLEFTYIFTSEEYIEYCETQYNDAFGFFLSGPGINGTYTNNAVNLALIPVNIPVSVNTIHPAGTNINNNTFPAENAQYYLDNPNGSLTMQFDGGTVVLTATYPVVPCSTYRIKMAVGDASDQKWDAGVFLGARSFNSESLNITNYGNFIQDQNNIFEGCNNFFRVERDSSDLSLPQNVNLILSGTCTNGVDIQIPGNLPFPSVVTIPANAAYIDIPYIAPTDGIIDNGETLVISVATSCPCASVVQYITRTIVINEQVIINSVNAINAQCNGQSNGAITVNASGGSGNYLYSIDNGSNWQSLNNFTGLNAGTYTILVRDPGSCYPDASATAVIGDPTPIVADAGPDAEICPGASAQLNGSGGVIYSWSPSYGLNFTNVANPVASPVTTTTYTLTVTNASGECASTDQVTVVVSPGPVAPSSISVNRNILCSNDNENITLTANGGSGNLLRWFAGSCGSATIGTGTSISIPSPEITTLYFARWETSCGYSGCAQITVNVPLPINLDNLVINNASCEIGNNGSIILVANGGVSPYSYSLSPNIGNQIIPGTFTNLSPQLYSITVTDANNCTSVTSALVETSADTTDPLILSCSDPQSINVLEACFGQVPDFTSGIVVSDDCTPVINLIISQSPPAGSIAPLGITPIIITVTDASGNSANCSTSLTITDNQGPTISGPGNIIVNADPGLCSASSVNLGLPVANDNCGLESVVNNAPSIFPVGNTLVTWTATDLSGLTATSTQVVTVIDNQPPTIICPPSVVVNADPGQSFASGVNLGTPVTSDNCGVDTTYNNAPSQFPVGSTLVTWTVIDINGLSATCTQTVVVIDDVEPIVLCPPTIEEECITVVPASYSSYLEFVAAGGSATDNDGIDPASFFLVSETSNNMECPEIISRVYAVADINGNYNYCTQYIIVDDKTDPLLTPPASVTVDCAAVPGIGIATATDNCDPDVTITFEGETQTPGSCPDAYTLTRTWKAVDNCGNEATASQIITVQDVTDPILTIPEDITVECSAIPALGTAVVTATDNCDTEVTITFEGENQTPGACPDAYTITRTWKAVDNCGNEATASQIITVQDVTDPVLTVPEDITVECSAIPALGTAVVTATDNCDTEVTITFEGETQTPGACPDAYTLTRTWKAVDNCGNEATASQIITVQDVTDPVLTVPEDITVECSAIPALGTAVVTATDNCDTEVTITFEGETQTPGACPDAYTITRTWKAVDNCGNEATASQIITVQDVTDPLLTIPEDITVECSAIPALGTAVVTATDNCDTEVTITFEGETQTPGACPDAYTLTRTWKAVDNCGNEATASQIITVQDVTDPVLTVPEDITVECSAIPALGTAVVTATDNCDTEVTITFEGETQTPGACPDAYTLTRTWKAVDNCGNEATASQIITVQDVTDPVLTVPEDITVECSAIPALGTEIVTATDNCDTEVTITFEGETQTPGACPDAYTLTRTWKAVDNCGNEATASQIITVQDVTDPVLTVPEDITVECDAIPALGTAVVTATDNCDTEVTITFEGETQTPGACPDAYTLTRTWKAVDNCGNEATSSQIITVQDVTDPVLTVPEDITAECSAIPALGTEIVTATDNCDTEVTITFEGETQTPGACPDAYTITRTWKAVDNCGNEATASQIITVQDVTDPVLTVPEDITVECDAIPALGTAVVTATDNCDSDVTITFEGETQTPGACPDAYTLTRTWKAVDNCGNEATASQIITVQDVTDPVLTVPEDITAECDAIPALGTAFVTATDNCDTEVTITFEGETQTPGACPDAIPSPAHGKRWTTVEMKPQPAKSSPFRM